The proteins below are encoded in one region of Limnochorda pilosa:
- a CDS encoding ABC transporter ATP-binding protein — translation MEPVLQLKGIVKRFPGVVANDRIDLTLFPGEIHALLGENGAGKSTLMNVLYGLISPDAGEIVLKGAPVRLESPAGAIARGIGMVHQHFMLVPVMTVAENVMLGLESTRGRFFLDTARVARRIREISSRHGLAVEPEAVVQHLPVGVQQRIEIIKVLYREAEILILDEPTAVLTPQEVEDLFEILRSLARSGHSLLFITHKLKEALALADRITVLRRGRVVGTRRPEETSEEELATMMVGRDVELTVKKRPARPGRPVLSVQGLWVEADEGPPAIRDLSLEVRAGEILGAAGVQGNGQTELMEALAGLRPPRAGRIVIDGRDVSRATPREIAELGVGYIPEDRQRDGLILPFPLEDNLILNRYHREPFSRKGWIQREEVRRQAETLLQAFDIRASSVTAAVRNLSGGNQQKVIAARELSRPIKLLLASQPTRGLDVGSIEYIHSRILEARDGGTAVVLVSTELDEILALSDRIAVLYRGRIVGLLDAASADRTHLGLLMTGAAA, via the coding sequence CTGGAGCCTGTGCTGCAGCTGAAGGGCATCGTGAAACGGTTTCCCGGCGTCGTGGCCAACGATCGAATAGACCTTACCCTCTTCCCCGGCGAGATCCACGCGCTGCTGGGGGAGAACGGCGCCGGCAAGAGCACCTTGATGAACGTCCTCTACGGCCTGATCTCCCCCGACGCGGGCGAGATCGTCCTCAAGGGCGCGCCGGTGCGGCTGGAGAGCCCGGCCGGCGCGATCGCCCGGGGCATCGGCATGGTCCACCAGCACTTCATGCTGGTGCCGGTAATGACGGTAGCCGAGAACGTCATGCTCGGTCTCGAATCCACCCGGGGCCGCTTCTTCCTGGACACGGCCCGGGTGGCGCGGCGCATTCGGGAGATCTCCTCCCGGCACGGCCTCGCCGTGGAGCCCGAGGCGGTGGTGCAGCACCTGCCCGTGGGCGTGCAGCAGCGGATCGAGATCATCAAGGTGCTCTACCGGGAAGCGGAGATCCTGATCCTGGACGAGCCCACCGCGGTCCTCACGCCCCAGGAGGTCGAGGACCTCTTCGAGATCCTCCGCAGCCTCGCCCGCAGCGGACACTCGCTCCTCTTCATCACCCACAAGCTGAAGGAGGCCCTCGCGCTCGCCGACCGCATCACCGTCCTCCGGCGCGGCCGGGTGGTGGGCACCCGCCGCCCCGAAGAGACCAGCGAGGAAGAGCTGGCCACGATGATGGTGGGGCGCGACGTGGAGCTGACGGTGAAGAAGCGGCCCGCCCGGCCGGGCAGGCCTGTCCTCAGCGTCCAGGGCCTCTGGGTGGAGGCCGATGAGGGCCCGCCCGCCATCCGGGACCTGTCGCTGGAGGTGCGCGCCGGCGAGATCCTGGGCGCGGCGGGTGTGCAGGGCAACGGCCAGACCGAGCTGATGGAGGCTCTCGCGGGCTTGCGGCCGCCCCGGGCCGGGCGCATCGTGATCGACGGCCGGGACGTGAGCCGAGCCACGCCCCGGGAGATCGCCGAGCTGGGCGTGGGTTACATCCCCGAGGACCGCCAGCGGGACGGGCTCATCCTGCCCTTCCCCCTGGAGGACAACCTGATCCTCAACCGGTACCACCGGGAGCCCTTCTCCCGGAAGGGGTGGATCCAGCGGGAGGAGGTCCGCCGCCAGGCGGAGACCCTGCTGCAGGCCTTCGACATCCGGGCGAGCTCGGTGACCGCGGCCGTGCGGAACCTGTCGGGGGGCAATCAGCAGAAGGTGATCGCCGCCCGGGAGCTCTCCCGCCCCATCAAGCTGCTCCTGGCCTCGCAGCCCACCCGGGGGCTCGACGTGGGCTCCATCGAGTACATTCACAGCCGGATCCTGGAGGCCAGGGACGGGGGTACGGCGGTGGTGCTGGTCTCCACCGAGCTGGACGAGATCCTCGCGCTCTCAGACCGCATCGCCGTCCTGTACCGGGGGCGGATCGTGGGGCTCCTGGACGCGGCCAGCGCGGACCGTACCCACCTGGGGCTCCTCATGACGGGGGCGGCCGCATGA